A window of the Cystobacter fuscus genome harbors these coding sequences:
- a CDS encoding cobalt-precorrin-5B (C(1))-methyltransferase, with protein MSEAPPPRDKRGSRTGFTTGACAAAAAKAATRVLVRGERLTHVETTLPNRQPVTFALHRCESDGEKALCSVIKDAGDDPDCTHGAEMVAEVRLTDDDGRVVLERGEGVGIVTKEGLGLEVGSPAINPVPRRNITDMVLEELPEGRGAIVTLHVPRGEEMALQTLNARLGILGGISILGTSGIVRPYSTSAYKASVVQAIDVARTRGNTELVFTTGGKSEKYAMGLLPHLPEETFIQVGDFIGVAIRHAARRQAACVHIVGMMGKLSKMADGRMQTHAAGSEVNMELLATLAAEAGAPETLVANIRGANTARHVLELCAANGLTHITGLVCQRVVEQCTRHAGGPLEVRAVLVDFNGTLLGQYPERRHAA; from the coding sequence ATGAGCGAGGCACCTCCGCCCCGGGACAAGCGCGGCTCACGCACCGGTTTCACCACCGGGGCCTGTGCCGCCGCGGCCGCCAAGGCGGCCACTCGCGTGCTGGTGCGCGGCGAGCGTCTCACCCACGTGGAGACGACGCTGCCCAACCGGCAGCCGGTGACGTTCGCCCTGCACCGCTGCGAGTCGGACGGGGAGAAGGCCCTGTGCAGCGTCATCAAGGACGCCGGGGATGATCCGGACTGCACCCACGGCGCGGAGATGGTCGCCGAGGTGCGGTTGACGGACGACGACGGCCGGGTGGTGCTCGAGCGGGGCGAGGGCGTGGGGATCGTCACCAAGGAGGGGCTGGGGCTCGAGGTGGGCAGTCCGGCCATCAACCCGGTGCCGCGCCGCAACATCACCGACATGGTGCTGGAGGAGCTGCCCGAGGGGCGGGGCGCCATCGTCACCCTCCACGTCCCCCGGGGCGAGGAGATGGCCCTGCAGACGCTCAACGCGCGCCTGGGCATCCTCGGCGGCATCTCCATCCTCGGCACCAGCGGCATCGTCCGGCCGTATTCCACGTCCGCCTACAAGGCGAGCGTGGTGCAGGCCATCGACGTGGCGCGCACGCGCGGCAACACCGAGCTCGTCTTCACCACGGGAGGCAAGTCGGAGAAGTACGCCATGGGCCTCTTGCCCCACCTGCCGGAGGAGACCTTCATCCAGGTGGGCGACTTCATCGGCGTGGCCATCCGCCATGCCGCCCGGCGCCAGGCGGCGTGCGTCCACATCGTGGGGATGATGGGCAAGCTGTCCAAGATGGCCGATGGGCGCATGCAGACGCACGCGGCCGGCTCCGAGGTGAACATGGAGCTGCTGGCCACCCTGGCCGCCGAGGCGGGAGCACCGGAGACACTGGTGGCCAACATCCGGGGCGCCAACACCGCCCGCCACGTGCTCGAGCTGTGCGCGGCCAACGGCCTCACCCACATCACCGGACTGGTGTGCCAGCGCGTCGTCGAGCAGTGCACCCGTCACGCGGGGGGACCGCTCGAGGTTCGCGCCGTCCTCGTGGATTTCAACGGCACCTTGCTCGGGCAATACCCCGAGAGGAGACACGCGGCATGA
- a CDS encoding FAD-dependent oxidoreductase — protein MAVSRTARILSSAPVGERGRLLHLQLQGEEELGFTGGQYLIFNTGVPRADGKAHKRAYSLVSSDADQRTFRICVYRLAGGPGSAMLHEAPVGAELPFSGPWGSFLPDDSTPRSTLVVATDSGITAALGLVHGRAFAPQRERTRLLWFSESPTVFLPADKAREEVEALGCHFQHRDCPPPGHPERIAHIQALALEAARAHVPERVYLVGDGAVLSPLRQALVESGLAMEAIRMEFFFNNPSKKAAG, from the coding sequence ATGGCCGTCTCCCGCACCGCTCGCATCCTCTCCTCCGCGCCCGTGGGCGAGCGCGGGAGGCTCCTCCACCTGCAACTTCAGGGCGAGGAGGAACTCGGCTTCACCGGGGGCCAGTACCTCATCTTCAACACCGGCGTGCCGCGCGCCGATGGCAAGGCGCACAAGCGCGCCTACTCGCTGGTGTCGAGCGACGCGGACCAGCGCACCTTCCGCATCTGTGTCTACCGGCTCGCCGGGGGCCCCGGCTCGGCGATGTTGCACGAGGCCCCGGTGGGCGCGGAGCTGCCGTTCAGCGGACCGTGGGGCAGCTTCCTTCCGGATGACTCCACGCCCCGGAGCACGCTGGTGGTGGCCACCGACAGCGGCATCACCGCCGCGCTGGGGCTGGTGCACGGCCGCGCCTTCGCCCCGCAGCGCGAGCGGACCCGGCTGCTGTGGTTCTCCGAGTCGCCCACGGTGTTCCTGCCCGCCGACAAGGCCCGCGAGGAGGTGGAGGCGCTGGGCTGCCACTTCCAGCACCGGGATTGCCCGCCGCCGGGTCATCCGGAACGCATCGCGCACATCCAGGCGCTGGCCCTGGAGGCCGCGCGAGCCCATGTGCCCGAGCGCGTCTACCTCGTCGGGGATGGGGCGGTGTTGAGCCCGCTGCGGCAGGCCCTGGTGGAGTCCGGACTGGCGATGGAGGCCATCCGGATGGAGTTCTTCTTCAACAATCCCTCGAAGAAGGCCGCGGGATGA
- a CDS encoding DUF3209 family protein: protein MACHELAALRLSLMNILGVEDDAERQHELAELGSAAEKPGPVRSLMQARDMANMLRFFDASLVELQEKVSTTRADDPKMPYLRSLLVLTKSVELELRRQNESLQRLWRDLEEVHDFTHEIYPRD from the coding sequence ATGGCCTGTCATGAACTGGCGGCGTTGCGGTTGTCGCTGATGAACATCCTGGGCGTGGAAGACGACGCCGAGCGGCAGCACGAGCTGGCCGAGCTGGGCAGTGCGGCGGAGAAGCCAGGGCCGGTGCGCTCGCTGATGCAGGCGCGCGACATGGCGAACATGCTGCGCTTCTTCGATGCCTCCCTGGTGGAACTGCAGGAGAAGGTCTCCACGACCCGGGCGGATGATCCGAAGATGCCCTACCTGCGCTCGCTGCTCGTGCTGACCAAGTCGGTGGAGCTGGAGCTGCGGCGCCAGAACGAGTCCCTCCAGCGGCTGTGGCGTGACCTCGAGGAGGTGCACGACTTCACCCACGAAATCTACCCGAGGGACTAG